A stretch of the Candidatus Paceibacterota bacterium genome encodes the following:
- a CDS encoding YebC/PmpR family DNA-binding transcriptional regulator: MSGHNKWAQIKRQKGSEDAKKSKIFGKYGSLIANEVKRLKGDVNAASVKVLIDKAKKENMPKDTIDRALKKGQSSDMVASEELIYEAYGPGACAMIIVALTSNRNKAAQEIKHILSKNGFALASAGSATWAFTRHPDGEYSPNSTMDLEDADLEALEKLVDELESCEEVQDVYTNVE; encoded by the coding sequence ATGTCAGGACATAATAAGTGGGCACAGATCAAAAGACAAAAAGGGTCAGAGGATGCAAAGAAGAGTAAAATTTTCGGAAAGTATGGTTCCCTTATTGCTAATGAAGTGAAACGTTTGAAGGGCGATGTAAATGCCGCAAGCGTGAAAGTGCTTATTGATAAGGCAAAGAAGGAGAATATGCCAAAGGATACGATTGATCGCGCCCTAAAGAAAGGACAGTCGAGTGATATGGTTGCGTCAGAAGAGCTTATTTATGAGGCATACGGACCAGGAGCGTGTGCAATGATCATTGTTGCACTTACAAGTAATCGCAACAAGGCTGCGCAAGAAATAAAGCACATCCTTTCAAAAAATGGTTTTGCACTTGCATCAGCGGGTTCAGCAACTTGGGCTTTCACTCGTCATCCCGATGGAGAATATAGTCCAAACTCAACAATGGATCTTGAAGATGCGGATCTGGAGGCGCTTGAGAAGCTTGTGGATGAGCTGGAGTCTTGCGAAGAAGTCCAGGACGTATATACGAATGTAGAGTAA
- the tyrS gene encoding tyrosine--tRNA ligase: MTTLSHEQLLGLVDDMLTRGVGSFVDPGNKFREKLIAKAEGKYDKDIYIKFGVDPTRPDIHLGHAVVLRKLRQMQDLGCKVIFLIGDYTAQIGDPTGKSKVRPEIEQHAVEENMHTYLAQVGKILRTDKEVFTWIRNSDWFLSATDLNLPDDAVIEFNEHGQHITFTPNSLMGKMAAYQETRMQAKMGNSLISSVSLTNLLWTVKHITLAQLSERDMFQKRIKEGESLYMHEMLYPIIQGIDSDMLARIYGSCDLEVGGTDQTFNLLMGRRVMEMNHREPQAVLSFELLVGLDGKEKMSKSLDNYVSIIDGPTEMFGKMMSIPDSVMESYYTLCTFTPITEVKEILLQIKNGKLHPKEAKMNLAQQITEIYHGRAAAEAARQEFDATFAKGGLPDDIHEVKAVKGELLVDILLREKFVPSKTEFRRLIEAGALRRNGEDKLADSQQIVHETLVLKVGKHRFVKITVD; encoded by the coding sequence ATGACGACACTTTCTCATGAGCAATTGCTTGGTCTTGTCGATGACATGCTTACTCGCGGAGTTGGTAGTTTTGTGGATCCAGGGAATAAATTCCGAGAAAAACTCATTGCAAAAGCAGAGGGGAAATATGATAAGGATATTTACATCAAGTTTGGTGTCGATCCAACACGCCCCGATATTCACCTCGGACACGCGGTAGTGTTACGAAAATTACGGCAAATGCAGGATCTTGGTTGTAAGGTTATTTTCCTTATTGGTGACTATACTGCACAAATTGGAGATCCGACAGGTAAAAGTAAGGTCCGTCCAGAGATTGAGCAGCATGCGGTTGAAGAAAACATGCACACCTATCTTGCTCAGGTTGGAAAAATCCTTCGTACTGATAAAGAAGTGTTTACTTGGATAAGAAATTCAGACTGGTTTCTTTCCGCAACAGACCTTAATCTTCCTGATGATGCAGTTATTGAATTTAATGAACATGGACAGCACATTACATTCACCCCAAATTCTTTGATGGGGAAAATGGCTGCGTATCAAGAAACGCGCATGCAAGCAAAGATGGGAAACAGTCTTATTAGTTCTGTTTCTCTTACAAACTTACTCTGGACAGTAAAACATATCACACTCGCACAGCTTTCAGAGCGTGATATGTTTCAGAAGCGAATCAAAGAAGGAGAATCTCTTTATATGCACGAGATGCTTTACCCGATCATTCAGGGTATAGACTCAGACATGCTCGCACGTATTTATGGAAGTTGTGATCTTGAAGTTGGTGGTACTGATCAGACATTTAACCTTCTTATGGGACGCCGAGTGATGGAGATGAATCACCGTGAACCCCAAGCTGTGCTCTCATTTGAGCTCCTCGTCGGTCTCGATGGAAAAGAGAAAATGAGTAAGTCTCTTGATAATTATGTAAGCATTATTGATGGACCTACTGAGATGTTTGGGAAGATGATGTCTATTCCTGATTCTGTTATGGAGTCGTACTACACACTGTGTACATTTACTCCTATTACTGAGGTGAAAGAGATTCTTTTACAGATTAAGAATGGAAAACTTCACCCAAAGGAAGCAAAGATGAATCTCGCACAGCAGATTACTGAGATTTATCATGGACGAGCCGCAGCAGAAGCAGCGCGCCAGGAATTCGATGCAACGTTTGCAAAAGGAGGACTCCCTGATGATATTCATGAAGTAAAAGCAGTGAAAGGAGAGCTTCTTGTGGATATTCTCTTGCGAGAAAAGTTTGTTCCATCAAAAACAGAGTTTCGTAGACTTATTGAAGCGGGAGCATTACGCAGGAATGGAGAAGATAAACTCGCAGATTCTCAGCAAATAGTTCATGAGACGTTAGTGCTGAAGGTGGGGAAACATCGATTCGTGAAGATCACTGTCGATTAA
- a CDS encoding PBP1A family penicillin-binding protein: protein MDTRFRSQSTKIYDHTGQYVLYDVYGDIQRTIVPLDKINTNIQQATIAIEDAEFYQHSGIKPRAILRAVYANFTSGGYAQGGSTITQQVVKNALLSQEKTITRKVKEWILAIKLERVKSKNEILELYLNDAPYGGNIVGVEEASMGYFGKHASAVDLAEAAYLAALPQSPTRLRPHGGDVAALNARKNLVLKRMKELGMITADQEKQARGEVVRFDTPQDFGGSLEAPHFVMEVKQRLEDEYGEEYVKNGGLKVITTLDLDLQRIAEDTIAKHRNTLQSNFNADNSALVSLDPKTGQVLALVGSRDYREKGYGMFNVVNDGRRQPGSSFKPIIYSEAFREGYLPSTVVFDAQTSFDTRCDIDATKIPENNTECYRPKNYDGTYHGPISLRNALAQSLNVPAVKMLYLVGIKKSLALAKDLGITTLDHADRFGLSLVLGAGEVSPLEMAQAYGAFAHEGVLQPAQMIERVEDKDGKIIKEYTSEPREVLPPQVTRLLSDVLSDNVARTPAYGVDSALHFSDRQVAVKTGTTNDSRDYWVIGYTPSVVAVVWAGNHDNTPMVKKAAGFAVAPIWRDYLDEVFKKFPERFPKDERFVPPDPIAPNTKPALRGVWMSTTPYDIDTRTGVIADASVPVQFREQKLIPNVGEAHDILFFVNKDDPTGPVPSNPGNDEQFARWEFSAQKWLKENGIPGSALITVANSTMREQTGPSVEIIIDEANADKVVSLLDKYKVQTKVTSVKTVERVDFFLDGQFLGSVRQPPYEFAFSPAEHQLSAGIHTIRVVAVDADGISGETSMEENFIDQTALETSVQ, encoded by the coding sequence TTGGATACCCGGTTCCGTTCACAGTCAACGAAGATTTATGATCATACAGGACAATATGTTCTTTATGATGTTTATGGTGATATTCAGCGCACAATTGTGCCGCTTGATAAGATAAATACAAACATCCAGCAAGCGACAATCGCTATTGAGGATGCAGAGTTCTATCAGCATTCAGGGATAAAACCACGAGCAATTCTTCGTGCAGTTTATGCGAATTTTACAAGTGGTGGTTATGCTCAAGGAGGATCAACAATTACACAACAGGTGGTGAAAAACGCACTGCTCTCTCAAGAGAAGACAATCACTCGAAAAGTGAAAGAGTGGATTCTTGCTATAAAGCTCGAGCGAGTAAAAAGTAAGAATGAAATTCTTGAACTCTATCTTAATGATGCTCCTTATGGAGGAAATATTGTTGGAGTTGAAGAAGCGTCAATGGGGTATTTTGGAAAGCATGCGAGTGCTGTTGATTTAGCTGAGGCAGCGTATCTCGCTGCTCTTCCACAATCCCCAACACGACTTCGCCCTCATGGTGGCGATGTAGCAGCACTTAATGCGCGTAAAAACTTGGTTCTAAAGCGCATGAAGGAACTAGGGATGATTACTGCAGATCAAGAAAAGCAGGCACGAGGAGAGGTGGTGAGATTTGATACCCCTCAAGATTTCGGAGGAAGTCTCGAGGCCCCACACTTTGTTATGGAGGTGAAGCAGCGTCTTGAGGATGAATATGGAGAGGAGTATGTGAAAAATGGAGGTTTAAAGGTTATTACTACACTTGATCTTGATTTGCAGCGTATTGCTGAGGATACTATTGCAAAACATCGTAATACACTACAATCAAACTTCAATGCTGATAATTCAGCCCTTGTTTCACTTGATCCAAAAACAGGACAAGTGCTCGCACTGGTAGGTTCTCGTGATTATCGTGAGAAGGGTTATGGAATGTTTAATGTGGTAAATGATGGACGACGCCAGCCGGGTTCATCATTCAAACCAATTATTTATTCTGAAGCCTTCCGTGAGGGATATCTCCCGAGTACTGTAGTGTTTGATGCTCAGACAAGTTTTGATACGCGTTGTGATATTGATGCAACAAAGATTCCAGAAAATAATACCGAGTGTTATCGACCAAAGAATTATGACGGAACATATCACGGTCCAATATCACTTCGTAATGCACTTGCACAATCACTCAATGTTCCAGCGGTAAAAATGCTTTATCTTGTAGGAATAAAGAAGTCACTCGCACTTGCAAAAGATCTCGGTATTACTACGCTTGATCATGCAGACCGATTCGGACTCTCTTTAGTGCTTGGAGCCGGTGAAGTTTCTCCACTTGAGATGGCGCAGGCATATGGAGCTTTTGCCCATGAAGGAGTATTACAGCCAGCGCAAATGATTGAACGTGTTGAGGATAAGGATGGAAAAATCATAAAAGAGTATACTAGTGAACCACGTGAGGTGCTTCCTCCTCAGGTTACACGATTACTTTCTGATGTGCTTTCTGATAATGTTGCGCGTACGCCCGCTTATGGCGTAGATTCAGCACTTCATTTTTCAGACAGGCAAGTTGCAGTAAAGACAGGTACAACGAATGACTCAAGAGATTATTGGGTTATTGGGTACACACCTTCAGTTGTTGCTGTAGTGTGGGCAGGAAATCATGATAATACCCCCATGGTGAAAAAGGCCGCAGGTTTCGCAGTGGCCCCAATTTGGCGCGACTATCTTGATGAGGTGTTTAAAAAATTCCCAGAGCGTTTTCCAAAAGATGAACGTTTTGTACCTCCTGATCCAATTGCCCCAAATACAAAACCCGCGCTCCGTGGAGTATGGATGAGTACAACACCATATGATATTGATACACGTACAGGGGTTATTGCTGATGCGAGTGTTCCAGTACAGTTTAGGGAACAAAAGTTGATACCAAATGTTGGTGAAGCACATGATATTCTGTTTTTTGTAAACAAAGATGATCCTACAGGACCTGTTCCCTCGAATCCTGGAAACGATGAACAGTTTGCGCGATGGGAGTTTTCAGCACAAAAATGGCTTAAAGAGAATGGTATTCCTGGTTCCGCACTTATTACTGTAGCTAATAGTACAATGCGTGAACAAACAGGACCATCCGTCGAAATAATTATTGATGAAGCGAACGCTGATAAGGTTGTTTCACTCCTTGATAAATATAAGGTGCAAACGAAGGTTACCTCAGTAAAAACGGTTGAGCGTGTCGACTTCTTCCTTGATGGGCAGTTTCTTGGTTCAGTACGACAACCACCTTATGAATTTGCATTTTCACCAGCAGAACACCAACTTTCTGCAGGTATTCACACAATACGTGTTGTAGCGGTTGATGCAGATGGAATTTCTGGTGAAACATCAATGGAGGAGAACTTCATTGATCAAACAGCATTAGAGACATCAGTACAATAA
- the dnaN gene encoding DNA polymerase III subunit beta, producing the protein MKLECVKLNLKDALLTAERFTAKQATLPVLRYVLLIANNTSLRLRATNLDLGIEIELPARVEREGVLAIPADTLGSFLNNLPQERNVTLEQVGEHLTITGENYSTLIKGYGYEDFPTLPFLEKGTHITLPAKTLISAFKATSYAAAVTDVKPEFASVLMTIEHGTLYFVATDSSRLAEKKVPLKSVPEEEIRVLIPSKNVTEISRALEGVDEQVNIYFSRTQLTFVCGRFRLTTRLVDGIFPDYHQIIPKQVTSEATLLKQDLIDRLKITTVFSGKLHQVRLKIMPSEGVFEVEARNDEVGETSQQIESVLTGESVEYLLNTRYLNDVLSVIATDSVVFKCAGPGRPIVIEGVADGSFRYLLMPMRG; encoded by the coding sequence ATGAAGCTCGAATGTGTAAAACTAAATCTGAAGGACGCACTCTTAACTGCTGAACGATTCACAGCGAAGCAAGCAACACTTCCTGTTTTGCGCTACGTACTTCTTATTGCAAACAATACGTCGTTGCGATTGCGTGCAACGAATCTCGATCTCGGTATTGAGATCGAGCTCCCTGCACGTGTTGAGCGTGAAGGAGTACTTGCCATCCCCGCAGATACATTGGGCTCATTCCTAAATAATCTCCCACAGGAACGTAATGTCACCCTCGAGCAAGTTGGTGAACATCTTACAATCACCGGTGAGAACTACTCCACACTCATTAAGGGTTATGGATATGAGGATTTTCCAACCCTTCCCTTTCTTGAAAAGGGGACACATATCACCTTGCCCGCAAAGACCCTTATTAGCGCTTTTAAGGCCACCTCATATGCCGCAGCGGTAACTGACGTTAAACCCGAGTTTGCATCAGTGTTGATGACTATAGAGCACGGTACGCTGTATTTTGTAGCGACCGACTCCTCGAGACTCGCAGAAAAGAAGGTTCCTCTTAAGTCAGTACCTGAAGAAGAGATTCGCGTGCTTATTCCTTCGAAGAATGTTACTGAGATCAGTCGCGCACTTGAAGGTGTTGATGAACAGGTGAATATCTACTTCTCACGCACGCAGCTTACGTTTGTTTGTGGACGTTTCCGTCTTACAACACGTCTTGTTGATGGTATTTTCCCTGATTATCATCAGATTATTCCAAAACAGGTAACTTCGGAAGCGACGCTATTAAAACAAGATCTTATTGATCGATTAAAGATTACAACTGTTTTTTCGGGTAAATTACACCAGGTTAGACTAAAAATCATGCCTTCTGAAGGGGTATTTGAAGTAGAAGCCCGAAACGATGAAGTTGGTGAGACTTCGCAACAGATCGAATCCGTACTCACTGGTGAATCTGTAGAATATCTTTTAAATACACGTTACTTAAATGATGTGCTCAGTGTTATTGCAACTGATTCAGTGGTATTTAAGTGTGCAGGTCCCGGAAGGCCTATCGTTATTGAAGGGGTAGCTGATGGTTCATTCCGTTATCTACTTATGCCAATGCGAGGGTAA
- the dnaA gene encoding chromosomal replication initiator protein DnaA: protein MENKELWTRALVDIELEVSPANFTTWFKNTKITRIEQGTAFIGTTNEFARDWLANKYNSTILRILRNISPEIRAIDFVIAKNITPNQAGRDLQLEKTEFTQKARANSMSMAGELPLAEAYVNKEDGLNPRYTFENFITGPFNELAFAASQAVLRKPGIMYNPLFIYGQTGIGKTHLTQALGNGIKKNFPGKRIQYISSERFANDYVSAVQSGKHAEFKERYRKHDVLIMDDIQFFAGKEKTQEELFHLYEALHGNNKQIIFSSDRHPNYINGLEDRLKSRFGAGMIVEITMPDYESRLAILQEKSHQQGVILSDEILRYVAETIQASIRELEGTLNLVICQAQLKQRELSVMDIKSLIKNNTKPTRPVSIKDIVRVISGFYNIDEKHIYEKTRRKEVVRPRQILMFILREDFNISYPLIGQKLGGRDHTTVIHSCEKVKNDVKTDGILLQEIEQIRALF, encoded by the coding sequence ATGGAGAATAAGGAATTGTGGACACGTGCGCTTGTAGATATTGAACTCGAAGTTTCACCAGCGAACTTCACTACATGGTTCAAAAATACAAAGATCACCCGAATCGAACAGGGTACTGCTTTTATCGGCACAACCAATGAGTTTGCACGCGACTGGCTCGCAAATAAGTATAATTCCACAATTCTTCGTATCCTTCGCAATATTTCTCCAGAAATCCGTGCAATCGATTTCGTAATTGCGAAGAATATCACTCCAAATCAGGCCGGCCGTGATCTACAGCTCGAAAAGACTGAGTTCACCCAGAAAGCACGTGCGAATTCAATGAGTATGGCGGGGGAACTTCCTCTTGCAGAGGCTTATGTAAACAAAGAAGACGGCTTAAATCCTCGTTATACCTTCGAAAACTTCATTACGGGACCATTCAATGAGCTTGCATTCGCCGCATCTCAAGCAGTCCTCCGAAAGCCCGGTATCATGTACAACCCACTGTTCATCTACGGACAAACAGGTATCGGAAAGACCCACCTTACACAAGCATTAGGAAATGGTATTAAGAAGAACTTTCCAGGAAAGCGCATTCAATACATCAGTTCTGAGCGTTTCGCGAATGATTATGTTTCTGCGGTGCAATCAGGAAAGCATGCGGAATTCAAAGAGCGTTATCGTAAACACGATGTGCTCATCATGGATGATATTCAATTCTTTGCAGGTAAAGAGAAGACTCAAGAGGAGCTTTTCCATCTCTACGAAGCACTCCATGGAAACAATAAGCAAATCATTTTCTCTTCAGATAGGCATCCGAACTACATCAATGGCCTTGAGGATCGCCTAAAATCACGATTCGGTGCAGGAATGATTGTAGAAATAACAATGCCTGACTATGAATCACGTCTCGCTATCCTCCAAGAGAAGTCACACCAGCAAGGTGTCATCTTGAGTGATGAAATCCTTCGTTATGTTGCAGAAACCATACAGGCTTCCATTCGTGAGCTTGAGGGAACATTGAATCTAGTTATTTGCCAGGCACAATTGAAACAACGTGAACTCTCGGTGATGGATATTAAATCACTCATCAAGAACAATACGAAGCCAACACGCCCTGTATCAATCAAAGATATAGTTCGCGTTATCTCAGGTTTCTATAATATCGATGAAAAACATATTTACGAGAAGACGCGCCGAAAGGAAGTCGTCCGCCCTCGCCAGATCCTTATGTTCATCCTTCGAGAGGATTTCAATATCTCATATCCACTAATTGGACAAAAACTAGGTGGTAGGGACCACACCACAGTCATCCATAGTTGTGAAAAGGTAAAGAACGATGTGAAAACAGACGGTATTCTTCTTCAAGAAATTGAACAAATCAGAGCACTCTTTTAA
- the yidD gene encoding membrane protein insertion efficiency factor YidD, whose translation MLTKYIIRFYQTFLSPDKSIFSSGRSTCAMHPTCSEYMELAIEKHGAVKGVGKGLLRITRCHPWQKNLVDMP comes from the coding sequence ATGCTCACTAAATACATCATTCGCTTCTATCAAACTTTTCTTTCTCCTGATAAGAGTATCTTTTCAAGTGGAAGAAGTACTTGTGCAATGCACCCCACTTGTTCGGAGTACATGGAGCTTGCAATAGAAAAACATGGTGCTGTGAAAGGGGTAGGGAAAGGGTTACTTCGTATCACCCGCTGTCATCCGTGGCAAAAAAATCTCGTTGATATGCCTTAG
- the rpmH gene encoding 50S ribosomal protein L34: protein MSQTYQPKKLKRMRSHGFLARKATPTGRAILARRRALGRKRLVTV from the coding sequence ATGTCTCAGACGTACCAGCCAAAGAAGCTTAAGCGTATGCGTTCTCATGGTTTTCTTGCTCGCAAGGCAACCCCGACTGGCCGTGCTATCCTTGCACGTCGCCGCGCACTCGGCCGCAAGCGCCTCGTAACGGTTTAA
- a CDS encoding YidC/Oxa1 family membrane protein insertase: protein MKTFWMAFVYKPIYNAFFFLLWLTPGHYVGIAIIALTLLVRFAIYPLTLKSIKAQRAMKELDPKIKALKEKHKDDKTAQSMAMMELYKQENVSPMSGCLPLLIQIPIISTLFFVLKGIAVVNTDLIYSFTPHVAQPNLYFLGLDLAGTSIILALLVGLTQFYSTHLSMGVKAVKAPLAAGEKPSFADDFQDSMQMNMRYFLPALLAFTAYKLSAAVALYWVTSNMFTIGQELLVKYKSEKKVKGS, encoded by the coding sequence ATGAAAACATTTTGGATGGCCTTTGTTTATAAGCCGATCTATAACGCATTTTTCTTCCTTTTATGGCTTACACCTGGGCATTACGTTGGTATTGCCATTATTGCGCTTACCCTACTTGTACGTTTCGCTATTTATCCGCTTACGCTGAAATCTATTAAAGCGCAGCGCGCAATGAAGGAGCTTGATCCGAAAATTAAAGCTCTAAAAGAGAAGCATAAGGATGATAAAACTGCGCAGTCGATGGCAATGATGGAGCTCTACAAGCAAGAGAATGTTTCGCCAATGAGTGGGTGTTTGCCTCTCTTGATTCAGATCCCTATTATTTCTACTCTCTTTTTCGTGCTTAAGGGTATAGCGGTGGTTAACACCGACCTTATCTACAGTTTTACGCCGCATGTTGCTCAGCCAAACTTGTATTTCCTCGGACTTGATCTTGCGGGAACAAGTATTATCCTTGCACTCCTTGTTGGACTCACCCAGTTTTACTCCACACACCTTTCAATGGGTGTAAAAGCAGTAAAAGCACCACTTGCTGCGGGAGAAAAACCCTCATTTGCAGATGACTTTCAAGATTCAATGCAGATGAATATGCGCTATTTCCTTCCTGCACTCCTTGCTTTTACAGCATATAAACTCTCGGCTGCAGTTGCGTTATATTGGGTAACGAGTAATATGTTTACTATCGGACAGGAGCTTCTCGTAAAATATAAGAGCGAGAAGAAGGTTAAAGGAAGCTAA
- a CDS encoding R3H domain-containing nucleic acid-binding protein: MNTIIRTMIEKMGATVTEVREEHDVTGGVIYHVDTPNSAVLIGPDGETLKAINFLAKRIAEYKELPTTFHVDIGGYEEARRKKIATVAKIYAERARYFKASVPMEPMNPYDRLIVHATLQEISDVTTSSEGVGLNRHVVVFYKAPETETGFN; encoded by the coding sequence ATGAATACAATTATTCGCACGATGATCGAAAAGATGGGTGCAACTGTGACGGAAGTTCGTGAAGAACATGATGTTACTGGTGGTGTGATTTATCACGTCGATACTCCAAACAGTGCGGTGCTTATCGGTCCTGATGGCGAAACTCTTAAGGCTATCAACTTTCTTGCAAAGCGTATTGCTGAATATAAAGAACTTCCAACAACATTCCATGTTGATATTGGAGGATACGAAGAGGCTCGTCGCAAGAAGATTGCAACTGTTGCAAAAATTTATGCAGAACGTGCGCGCTACTTTAAGGCATCAGTTCCTATGGAGCCGATGAATCCTTATGATCGTCTTATTGTACATGCCACATTGCAGGAAATTTCAGATGTGACTACTTCGTCGGAAGGAGTTGGTCTCAATCGTCATGTTGTTGTATTCTATAAAGCTCCGGAAACTGAAACCGGTTTCAATTAA
- a CDS encoding DUF87 domain-containing protein, with the protein MENMLSQDALGSSDASLKDILAPAAVKITPNELYIGSKMARTMFVISYPRNLTQDWFTPIINLDKAFDISIHIHPISTEEALHAFQKKVAEVQSQISDRESKGLVRDPMLDTAYQDLEDLRDGLQQASEKLFDVGLYITIYANDKADLDRVEGEVKSILDAKMVYVKPTIFQQEEGFRSVLPIATDELEVHYKLNSAPLSSIFPFVSFDLTSDKGILWGINRHNASLVLFDRFSMPNYNSVMFASSGSGKSYTTKLEVIRTLMFDADVIVIDPEQEYLYLAEATGGRYFNISLTSEHHINPFDLPMPGEDESFGDVLRSNIIFLIGLFRVMLGGLSPVEDGIMDRAISETYAMKDINENSQWAEIEPPLLTDLEMVLSGMEGTENLLQRMEKFTRGTWSGFLNQPTNVDITKRFTVFSIRNMEDELKTVAMHIITHHIWTAVRKELRKRLLIVDEAWIMMKSEDTASFLFGLAKRGRKYYLGIATITQDVNDFLKSPYGLPILTNSSIQILLKQSPMTIDTVQSAFHLTDEEKYLLLESGVGEGIFFAGLKHVAMKVYASYTEDQIVSSDPAQMLAIKRAKAQISGT; encoded by the coding sequence ATGGAAAACATGCTCTCCCAGGATGCTCTTGGCTCAAGTGATGCCTCACTCAAGGATATTCTCGCACCCGCTGCAGTCAAGATCACCCCAAACGAACTCTACATTGGATCAAAAATGGCGCGTACAATGTTCGTCATCTCGTACCCGCGCAATCTCACCCAAGACTGGTTCACACCAATTATTAATCTCGACAAAGCATTCGACATCTCGATTCATATTCACCCTATCTCAACGGAGGAGGCGCTTCATGCATTCCAAAAGAAAGTTGCTGAGGTACAGAGTCAGATATCAGACCGAGAATCAAAAGGTCTCGTACGTGATCCTATGCTCGATACTGCATATCAAGATCTCGAGGATTTGCGTGATGGACTCCAGCAAGCATCAGAAAAACTATTTGATGTCGGCCTATATATCACCATTTATGCCAATGACAAAGCGGATCTCGATCGTGTTGAAGGCGAAGTGAAGTCTATCCTCGATGCAAAAATGGTCTATGTGAAACCAACCATCTTCCAGCAAGAAGAGGGGTTCCGTTCGGTGCTTCCTATTGCAACTGATGAACTTGAAGTACACTACAAGCTCAACTCGGCACCATTATCTTCGATCTTCCCATTTGTTTCATTTGACCTAACCTCAGACAAAGGAATTCTATGGGGGATCAATCGACACAATGCATCACTTGTCCTATTTGACCGTTTCTCGATGCCAAACTACAACTCGGTCATGTTCGCAAGTTCAGGATCAGGAAAATCATACACCACAAAGCTTGAAGTCATCCGTACACTGATGTTCGATGCTGATGTCATCGTCATCGACCCAGAGCAAGAATATCTCTATCTTGCAGAAGCAACCGGAGGACGCTACTTCAACATCTCACTCACCTCAGAGCACCACATCAACCCGTTTGACCTTCCTATGCCTGGAGAGGATGAATCATTTGGTGACGTACTTCGCTCAAATATCATTTTCCTTATCGGACTTTTCCGAGTTATGCTTGGAGGTCTTTCTCCTGTTGAAGATGGAATCATGGATCGCGCGATTTCGGAGACCTATGCGATGAAGGATATAAATGAGAATTCACAGTGGGCAGAGATTGAGCCACCGCTCTTAACCGACCTCGAGATGGTACTTTCAGGGATGGAGGGTACCGAAAACCTGCTCCAACGCATGGAGAAATTCACTCGTGGTACATGGTCTGGCTTCCTTAATCAGCCAACAAACGTCGACATCACAAAGCGCTTTACCGTCTTCTCGATCCGAAACATGGAGGACGAGCTTAAGACGGTCGCAATGCACATCATTACGCACCATATTTGGACCGCAGTGCGCAAAGAACTTCGCAAGCGATTGCTTATTGTTGATGAGGCATGGATCATGATGAAATCAGAAGATACTGCATCCTTCCTCTTCGGTCTTGCAAAGCGAGGGCGTAAATACTACCTTGGTATTGCAACAATCACCCAAGACGTCAATGACTTCCTAAAGTCACCTTACGGACTACCCATTCTCACAAATTCATCGATCCAGATTCTCCTCAAACAGTCACCAATGACCATTGATACTGTACAGAGTGCATTTCACCTTACCGACGAAGAGAAATATCTTCTCCTAGAATCGGGAGTTGGAGAAGGCATCTTCTTTGCAGGTCTTAAGCATGTAGCAATGAAGGTATATGCATCATATACTGAGGACCAAATCGTATCGTCAGACCCCGCACAAATGCTCGCCATCAAGCGCGCAAAAGCACAAATTAGCGGAACTTAA
- a CDS encoding PrgI family protein, translated as MQFQVPQFIDIEDKIVGPLTLKQFLYIAGTVALAYVAYTAIPVSAIGVLVAIGLLSFGGLLAFYKYNNRPFINIVAAAFFYYIRPRLYIWRPQKKTAEKKRVVDMSRYKTTKSTAAEASAPSSSRLGELNWKVDM; from the coding sequence ATGCAATTCCAAGTACCACAATTCATTGACATTGAAGACAAGATCGTTGGACCACTGACCCTAAAGCAGTTTCTTTATATTGCGGGAACAGTTGCACTTGCCTATGTAGCGTATACTGCGATCCCCGTCTCAGCCATAGGGGTACTTGTAGCAATTGGGCTACTTTCTTTCGGTGGGCTACTCGCTTTCTACAAATATAACAATCGCCCATTCATCAATATCGTCGCTGCTGCATTCTTCTACTACATCAGACCAAGACTTTACATCTGGCGCCCGCAGAAGAAGACTGCAGAAAAAAAGCGTGTTGTTGATATGTCGCGCTACAAGACAACAAAAAGCACTGCAGCCGAGGCCTCTGCCCCAAGCTCAAGCAGACTAGGTGAACTGAACTGGAAAGTTGATATGTAA